The Synchiropus splendidus isolate RoL2022-P1 chromosome 1, RoL_Sspl_1.0, whole genome shotgun sequence genome includes a window with the following:
- the tanc2b gene encoding protein TANC2 isoform X3: MGRRRKWSTAARSHFATIRGHLGAKRKGVEGLCVSSLLGVLRSHTWLIGEEEVSWLLARTSFPPYPRAHSMSLSFCSSSVDGGGEDLVDPRSPSLDHHLSHIGHGGSIDSDCVFDGDYSVPPPLAITEGMQHIRIMEGVSRSLPSSPLLSHQTIGVRLQPVKKITAPQRKAKFVESPRIPHSELSSPTYSSSKNPDLDRYCPGESSQELGPPPSVDEAANTLMTRLGFLLGDKVSEGPAGAPYSMEEPEARKVQNQRISPCSTLTSSTASPTAGSPCSTLPTAMPSQAGNKDCAYGSVTSPTSTLESRDSGIIATLTSYSENMDRSAKHGENSRGNLKLWQSQKSGMDSFLYRVDENMTASTYSLNKIPERNLESMSSHSAHSIPLYLMPRPNSVAATSSAHLEDLAYLDEQRHTPLRTSLRMPRQSTTCGPGRSGPDVRVRFAPYRPHDIALKPLLFEVPSITMDSVFTGREWLFQEIDAHLNSPNCSSNRGVVVVGNIGFGKTAIVSRLVALSCHGTRMRQIASDSPQASPKHGEGLPLTQPQPTHGTLGGGSCPGTPEMRRRQEESMRRLASQVVAYHYCQADNAYTCLVPEFVHNIAALLCRSPHLASYREQMLREPHLQSVLSLRSCVQDPMAAFRRGVLEPLDALYKERKINTDDDLIVLIDGLNEAEFHKPDYGDTIVSFLTKTINRFPPWLKLVVTVRTTLQEITNSPPFRCISLDSYEENDAIDQDLQSYILHRIHSSPEIQNNISLNGKMDNTTFGKLSTHLKALSQGSYLYLKLTFDLIERGYLVLKSSSYKVVPVNLAEVYLLQCNMRFPTQSSFERALPLLNVAVASLHPLTDEQIYQAINAGNLQGTLDWEDFQQRMDNLSVFLVRRRDGTRMFVHPSFREWLIWREEGEKTKFLCDPRSGHTLLAFWFSRQENKLNRQQTIELGHHILKAHIFKGLSKKVGVSSSILQGLWVSYSTETLSAALSSLRNLYTPNIKVSRLLMLGGGNVNYRTEVLNNAPVLCVHSHLGYMDMVALLLEFGALVDAPSESGMTPLGYAAAGGHMAIVTALCRKRAKVDHLDRNGQCALVHAALRGHMEVVKYLIQCDWSHGPQESPQSQQHGAFTKSHAVQQALIAAASMGYTEIVSYLLDLPEKDEEEVERAQINNFDSLWGETALTAASGRGKLDVCRLLLEQGAAVAQPNRRGIVPLFSAVRQGHWQIVDLLLTHGADVNLPDKQGRTPLMMAASEGHLGTVEFLLAQGASLSLLDKEGLTALSWACLKGHLPVVRCLVESGAATDHADKNGRTPLDLAAFYGDSDVVQFLVDHGAMIEHVDYSGMRPLDRAVGCRNTSVVVALLKKGAKIGCQTLPSRPRGPATWAMATSKPDIMIILLSKLIEEGDGYYKKGKVKEAAQRYQYALKKFPREGFNEDLKTFRELKVSLFLNLSRCRRKMNDFGMAEEFATKALELKPKSYEAFYARARAKRSSRQFPEALEDLNEALKQCPNNREIQRLLQRVEEECNQLDQDDPQQQELELEPPPSPPPTPPPEEEDSLSMPLPPPPEPRLEDMEPVQDLFEDEDYLAQELEAMSMGLPPPEALNNPQSLPIIQSPPMSPTHADQIYLTGVSPLGQYEYHPTSSSMSSPTRATYQTTSPSLSPTHQNHYRHSPPLTSPVHQSSYRFSPPPMGSGGQGIDHQSPPPSPLRRAAQYRSSPPLESVCLYRSQSGSPVRFQTEQLPGRPKSPLSKMSSQRSFQLSSQPSLSQHHQAQGLRLQPSIAQIVRTNQPSSMMGNNSYGGAMGHSMGSRYQGGSVDVESRLVYQPSLDGRSMSQVQASLSSGALCQHGGRGGVMESSLLKDELPQRPSSAYRASSGGPGGIRYSQTPQISRSQSAAYYPVSEHVLERASAIPSCQLGSPEIPHMMRRPVSANTTELKQHVTAPRPLIHSQSVSLRFSPSTNNISTGSGSNLGPGFRPSSIQQMEIPLQATYERACEDLSPISPSQSGGGLYQGEATRSRNTPFMGIIDKTARTQQYLHQPSRSRGMTSMDSAVSPTSPGQLVQQGSTYSPPNSLGNIAYYNKTNNAQNGHLLEEDYYSQTQPSSLGKLANGSRGSGDILERVSQVPTYPDVKVARTLPVAQAYQDNMYRQLSRDSRAQGPPSPIKPKRPFVESNV; encoded by the exons CTCCTCAGAGGAAAGCAAAGTTTGTGGAGAGCCCTCGTATCCCTCACTCAGAACTCAGCTCTCCTACATACTCCTCAAGCAAGAACCCAGATCTCGACAGATACTGCCCTG GGGAGTCCAGCCAGGAACTGGGCCCGCCTCCGTCCGTGGATGAGGCTGCCAACACATTGATGACGCGCCTGGGTTTCCTTCTGGGAGACAAAGTGAGTGAGGGGCCAGCCGGTGCCCCCTACAGCATGGAGGAACCCGAGGCAAGAAAG GTCCAGAACCAGAGGATCAGTCCGTGCTCTACACTGACCAGCAGCACCGCCTCACCCACTGCTGGCAGCCCCTGCTCCACCCTCCCCACTGCCATGCCCAGCCAGGCGGGAAACAAGGACTGCGCCTACGGTTCCGTCACCAGTCCAACATCAACTCTAGAGAGTCGGGACAGTGGGATTATCG CCACCCTGACCAGCTACTCAGAGAACATGGATCGCAGTGCGAAACATGGCGAGAACTCACGGGGCAACCTAAAGCTCTGGCAGTCGCAAAAATCAGGCATGGATTCGTTTCTCTACCGAGTGGACGAGAACATGACTGCCTCCACCTACAGCCTCAACAAAATCCCTGAGAGAAACCTGGAGAGCATGTCCTCCCACTCTGCCCACTCCATCCCTCTATACCTCATGCCCCGACCCAACTCTGTGGCCG CCACCAGCTCGGCTCATCTGGAGGATCTGGCCTATCTGGACGAGCAGAGACACACACCGCTACGCACCTCGCTGCGTATGCCAAGACAGAGCACTACATGTGGACCAGGTCGATCAGGGCCGGACGTACGAG TCCGCTTCGCCCCCTACAGGCCCCATGACATTGCGCTCAAACCGCTGCTTTTTGAGGTTCCTAGCATCACTATGGACTCTGTCTTCACGGGGCGAGAGTGGCTCTTCCAGGAGATTGATGCTCACCTCAACAGTCCCAACTGCAGCAGCAACCGTGGTGTGGTTGTCGTGGGCAACATTGGCTTTGGAAAGACTGCCATTGTCTCCCGCCTGGTGGCGCTCAGCTGCCATGGCACCCGGATGAGACAGATCGCATCGGACAGTCCTCAGGCTTCTCCCAAGC ATGGTGAGGGTCTTCCACTCACACAGCCTCAGCCCACACATGGTACCCTGGGAGGAGGCAGCTGTCCTGGTACTCCGGAGATGAGGCGACGGCAGGAGGAATCCATGAGGAGGCTGGCTTCTCAG GTGGTCGCTTACCACTACTGCCAGGCTGACAATGCCTACACGtgcctggtgcctgagtttgtgCACAACATTGCAGCTCTGCTCTGCCGCTCTCCCCACCTGGCATCCTACAGGGAGCAGATGCTGAGAGAGCCGCACCTGCAGAGTGTCCTAAGCCTGAGGTCCTGCGTTCAGGACCCTATGGCTGCCTTCAGGAGGGGAGTCCTTGAGCCCCTGGATGCACTTTATAAAG AGAGGAAGATCAACACGGATGACGATCTCATCGTCCTTATTGACGGTCTGAATGAAGCTGAGTTTCACAAGCCAGACTATGGCGACACCATTGTGTCCTTCCTCACCAAAACCATCAACAGGTTCCCTCCGTGGCTCAAACTGGTGGTCACGGTCAGAACCACATTGCAG GAAATCACCAACTCGCCGCCCTTCCGCTGCATCTCCCTGGATAGCTACGAGGAGAACGATGCCATAGATCAGGACCTACAGAGCTACATCCTACACCGCATCCACAGCAGCCCAGAGATCCAGAACAACATCTCGCTCAATGGGAAGATGGACAACACTACTTTTGGGAAGCTCAGCACTCACCTTAAGGCCCTGAGCCAGGGCTCTTACCTGTACCTcaagctgacctttgacctcataGAAAGGGGATACCTGGTCCTCAAGAGCTCCAGCTACAAG GTGGTTCCGGTGAACTTGGCTGAAGTTTACCTGCTGCAGTGCAACATGCGCTTCCCCACACAGTCTTCGTTCGAGCGGGCACTTCCTCTGCTCAATGTGGCCGTGGCATCTCTTCACCCCCTGACCGATGAGCAGATCTATCAAGCCATTAATGCTGGAAACTTGCAG GGTACTTTGGATTGGGAGGACTTCCAGCAGCGTATGGATAATCTGTCTGTGTtcctggtgaggaggagagatgggaCCAGGATGTTCGTCCACCCATCTTTCAGAGAGTGGCTGAtatggagggaggagggggagaagaCCAAGTTCCTCTGTGATCCCAG GAGTGGACACACGCTTCTTGCCTTTTGGTTTTCACGTCAGGAGAACAAGCTGAACCGCCAGCAGACCATCGAGCTTGGGCATCACATCCTTAAAGCACATATCTTCAAG GGTTTGAGCAAGAAGGTGGGTGTATCGTCGTCCATCCTGCAGGGCCTGTGGGTCTCCTACAGCACTGAAACTCTCTCAGCGGCCCTGTCCTCTCTCAGAAACCTCTACACCCCAAACATCAAG GTGAGTCGGCTGCTGATGCTGGGTGGGGGCAACGTCAACTATCGTACCGAGGTTCTGAACAACGCGCCGGTCCTGTGCGTCCACTCTCACCTGGGCTACATGGACATGGTTGCCCTGCTGCTGGAGTTTGGAGCTTTGGTCGATGCTCCCTCTGAGAGCGGGATGACACCATTAGGttatgctgctgctggagggcaCATGGCAATCGTGACAGCACTTTGTCGCAAGAGAGCGAAG GTTGATCACCTGGACAGAAATGGCCAGTGTGCCCTTGTGCATGCTGCTTTAAGGGGACACATGGAGGTGGTCAAGTATCTCATCCAGTGTGACTGGAGTCATGGGCCTCAAGAGTCGCCTCAGTCGCAACAGCATGGAGCGTTTACGAAGAGCCACGCCGTTCAGCAGGCACTCATCGCTGCAGCCAGCATGGGCTACACCGAG ATCGTCTCCTACCTGCTGGACCTGCCGGAGAAAGACGAGGAGGAAGTGGAACGCGCTCAGATTAATAACTTTGACTCTCTATGGGGAGAAACTG CTCTGACAGCAGCATCAGGTCGAGGAAAGTTGGACGTTTGTCGTCTTCTGTTGGAACAAGGCGCTGCAGTGGCCCAACCTAACAGACGAGGCATCGTGCCATTATTCAGTGCTGTCCGGCAGGGTCACTGGCAG atagTGGATCTTCTTCTCACGCATGGAGCCGACGTCAACTTGCCTGACAAACAAGGTCGCACTCCCCTGATGATGGCAGCGTCTGAGGGTCACTTGGGTACAGTGGAGTTTTTATTAGCCCAAG GAGCATCGCTCTCCCTTTTGGACAAGGAAGGTCTGACTGCGCTCAGCTGGGCGTGTCTGAAGGGTCACTTACCTGTTGTCCGCTGTTTGGTGGAGAGTGGCGCTGCCACCGACCACGCCGACAAGAATGGACGTACACCGCTGGACCTTGCCGCCTTCTATGGCGACTCTGACGTG GTCCAATTCCTAGTGGACCACGGTGCCATGATTGAGCACGTGGACTACAGTGGGATGCGACCTCTGGACCGGGCGGTGGGCTGCAGGAACACATCCGTGGTGGTCGCCTTGCTCAAGAAAGGAGCCAAGATAG GATGTCAGACACTGCCCAGTCGGCCCCGAG GTCCGGCCACATGGGCCATGGCCACCTCCAAACCCGACATCATGATCATCTTACTCAGCAAACTCATCGAGGAGGGGGATGGCTACTACAAG AAGGGGAAGGTGAAGGAGGCGGCACAGCGATATCAATATGCCCTCAAAAAGTTTCCTCGCGAAGGCTTCAACGAGGACCTCAAGACTTTCAGGGAGCTCAAAGTTTCGCTCTTCCTCAACCTTTCTCGATGTCGTAGGAAAATGAAC GACTTCGGAATGGCTGAGGAATTTGCTACCAAGGCTCTGGAACTCAAACCAAAGTCATATGAGGCATTTTATGCTCGAGCTCGAGCCAAACGTAGCAGCAG ACAATTCCCTGAGGCCTTGGAGGACCTGAATGAAGCCCTGAAGCAGTGCCCCAACAACCGCGAGATCCAGCGGCTGCTGCAGCGGGTGGAAGAAGAATGTAACCAGCTCGATCAGGATgacccacagcagcaggaactgGAGCTGGAACCACCTCCTTCCCCGCCTCCTACACCTCCCCCAGAAGAGGAAGACTCCCTCTCCAtgcctctccctcctcctccagagccAAGGTTAGAGGACATGGAGCCCGTCCAGGACTTGTTTGAGGACGAGGACTATCTAGCGCAGGAGCTGGAGGCCATGTCTATGGGTTTGCCTCCACCAGAGGCTCTGAACAATCCTCAGAGCCTGCCCATCATCCAGAGCCCTCCGATGTCCCCTACGCATGCAGATCAGATATATTTAACAGGAGTTTCCCCACTGGGCCAGTACGAATATCACCCTACGTCCTCCTCCATGTCCTCTCCAACTCGAGCCACCTATCAGACCACATCCCCGTCCTTGTCACCTACACATCAAAACCACTACAGACACAGCCCACCCCTCACATCTCCCGTGCATCAGTCATCATACCGCTTTAGCCCACCCCCCATGGGCAGTGGAGGACAGGGTATAGACCATCAGAGTCCGCCCCCTTCCCCTTTAAGACGGGCTGCGCAGTACAGATCCAGTCCACCACTGGAAAGTGTTTGTCTATACAGGTCCCAGTCTGGTTCGCCTGTCCGCTTCCAGACTGAACAGCTTCCTGGCCGACCTAAATCTCCGTTGTCCAAGATGAGCAGCCAACGGTCCTTCCAGCTGAGCTCCCAACCCTCCCTGTCTCAACACCACCAGGCTCAAGGTCTTCGTCTTCAGCCATCAATAGCTCAGATAGTTCGCACAAACCAACCGAGCAGCATGATGGGAAACAACAGCTACGGTGGAGCGATGGGCCACTCGATGGGCAGTCGTTATCAAGGAGGTTCGGTGGACGTGGAGAGTCGCCTAGTCTACCAGCCGTCCCTGGACGGACGTTCTATGTCCCAGGTCCAGGCCAGCCTTAGCTCTGGGGCCCTCTGTCAGCACGGCGGCCGAGGAGGGGTCATGGAGTCCAGCTTGTTAAAGGATGAGCTTCCCCAGCGCCCCTCCTCAGCCTACCGTGCCAGCAGCGGGGGTCCGGGGGGCATCCGGTACAGCCAGACACCTCAAATAAGCCGCAGCCAGTCTGCCGCATACTATCCAGTATCTGAACACGTCCTGGAGCGTGCAAGCGCCATTCCATCTTGCCAGCTGGGCTCCCCTGAGATTCCACACATGATGAGACGCCCCGTCAGTGCGAACACTACAGAGCTGAAGCAGCATGTGACCGCCCCaagacccctcatccactctcAGAGTGTGAGCCTCCGTTTCTCCCCGTCTACCAACAACATCTCCACTGGGTCTGGTTCAAATTTAGGACCAGGATTCCGGCCTTCCTCCATCCAGCAGATGGAGATTCCTTTGCAGGCCACATATGAGCGTGCTTGCGAAGATCTCTCACCCATCTCCCCATCGCAAAGTGGTGGGGGCTTGTACCAAGGTGAGGCCACCCGCTCCCGGAACACACCCTTTATGGGAATTATTGACAAGACAGCCCGGACTCAGCAGTACCTGCATCAGCCCTCTCGGTCTAGAGGCATGACATCCATGGACTCCGCTGTGAGTCCCACTTCGCCCGGCCAGCTTGTGCAACAGGGTTCCACTTACAGCCCCCCAAACTCTCTAGGAAACATTGCCTACTACAATAAAACCAACAATGCCCAAAATGGACACCTACTAGAGGAAGACTACTATTCCCAAACTCAGCCTTCCTCCCTGGGGAAGCTGGCAAATGGCTCTCGAGGCAGTGGTGATATTCTAGAGCGAGTCAGCCAAGTGCCCACCTACCCGGATGTCAAAGTGGCCCGGACTCTGCCAGTGGCACAGGCCTACCAGGACAACATGTACCGACAGCTCTCCCGTGACAGCAGGGCCCAAGGCCCACCCTCCCCCATCAAACCAAAGAGACCATTTGTAGAGTCAAATGTGTGA